DNA from Spirochaetota bacterium:
TGGGACTGGGATATTGATAAGGATACAATTCAATGCTCCGGTGATGTATTTTCCCTCTTTGGACGTAATCCAGAAGAATTGGCTTCTGGACAAGCCTTTTTATCCACGGTTCATGTTGAGGATTTCGCAAGAGTTAACAAGATAATTCAAGATAGTCTTGCTAATGGAATGGAGTATATAAATGAGTATCGTATCTTTAAACCGGATGGCACAATAAAATGGTTGATGGCACGGGGCAATACGCTTAGGGATGCAAATGGGAATGCAGTGAATCTGATCGGCCTTATTATGGATATCACTGATCGAAAACGGTCCGAGTATTTTGAACTCATTCAGCGCAATCTGGGTCAAAAGCTTAATGAAACTCATGGCTTATATGAGACTTTGAGTCTATGCCTCAAAGCCGCAATAGACGTCTCAGGTATGGACTGCGGTGGCATTTATCTTGTTGATGAGAGGACAGGGAATCTGGATTTAGTGTATCATATAGGATTGCCTGCTAATTTTATAGAAAATGTATCGCACTATGATCCAGATTCTGTTAATGCTCGTTTAGTTATGAGTGGCAAATCGATCTACACCAGGCATCATGAGTTAGGCGCTTCATTAAGCGAGGTTGAGATTGATGAAAATATACGCGCTATTGCTGTTATTCCGGTTCATTATGAGGGAAAGGTTATTGCCTGTCTCAATATAGCTTCACATATCCTTAATGATGTGCCAGATATTGCTCAAATTGTGCTCGAAACCATTGCAACACAAATAGGGAGCGCTATTATTCGTTCAAAGATGGAGGAGGAATTGCGCTACTCGGAACTCCTATACCATACCCTTTTCGATACCTCGCCCCTTGGCATTGGCCTTGCCACTAAGGATGGCAGAATTCTGGAAATTAATAAAACGATGTCTCAAAGGATTGGATTCTCACAAGAGGAATTCAATCAAATTAATCTGAAAGATATATATCATAATCCTGATGATCGTGATCTGCTAATGCAAAAGCTGCAATCCGATGGGATTGTCCGAGATTTTGAGGTTAAGATGAAACGTAAGGATGGCTCCACATACTTTGCCAGTCTGAATATAACACCCTTTAGACTAGGTGGTGAAGATGTGCATTTGACCGTATCACATGATATTACAGCTAGGAAGCTGGCAGAGGAAAAATTGCTTCAAAGCGAGGAGAAGTATCGTCTGCTCGCTGAAGGCGCAAAAGACTTTATTATAACGAACGATATTGATGGTCTTATTACCTATGTCAACAAATCTGCTTTACAAATAAGCGGTTATAGTGAGGATGAGGTTTTGGGTTTGAACATTCTAAATTTTCTTCCTCCCGGGCAACATGAGTGCTATAGAAGACGTCTCGCTAATCGTATAGCTAACGATAGAGCGATTATTTTTCATGAGGCAGAGGTGATTACTAAGATGGGCAATCAGATACCAGTTGAATTTTGCTCATCTCTGATAAAGCGGAATGAGAGGCCTTCTGAAATATTGATTATTGCTCGCGATATCACTGAGCGAAAACGGGATGAGGAGAAAAAGAACAAATACATGGCTGCAATAGAGGCATCCCGGAACATATTGGAGCAAAAAGTTGAGGACAGAACGATGAGATTGATCAAAGCTCAGGAGAGACTCATTACTGCTGAGCGTTTGGCAGTGCTTGGGCAGTTTTTTGGAAGTATATCCCATGAGATCAAGAATCCACTAGGGATAATAGACAGTTCAGTCTATTATCTAAGGCAGAGACTTGACAACAGCAGTCCGAAGGTCGTCCAACACCTCAATCGTATTCATGAACAGGTTAAAAGATCAAATACCATTATTGAGAGTTTGCGGGAGCTAACTCAGATGAAGGAGCCAAACAAAAGGACGCTTGATCTATCAAAACTTTTGGATAATGAAATATGTTCATCAAGGATGCCTCAGACAATAAATGTGGAAAAGTGTATTTCGGATGAGAAAATATTAATTGATGGAGATTATTCACAGGTTTCAATGATTTTTAAGAACATAATAAAGAATGCAATAGAAGCGATGCATGGAGAGGGGACGCTATTTATTCGAATTGAGAGGCTGATGGAACAAGCCTTAGCTATGATAAAATTTGAGGATACTGGCCCAGGAATTGAGGAAAAGGATATTACTAGAGTATTCCGACCGCTCTTCTCAACTAAGAACAGGGGTTTGGGATTTGGCCTATCCATATGCCAGAATGTAGTAGAGAGACATGGTGGCACCATAGAGGCGCAATCAAAACCTGGCGTAGGGGCGACATTCATCGTAAAGCTTCCATTGATACATGAAACGATTCAGTAGAATTATTCATAGAGATTAGAATATATATGGGTGATAATTTCATATGACAACAAGTGAGATTAGATGGAAGGTAGATATTATGAAGGATAAACCACGCATCGTCATTATTGATGATGAGGTGGATATGATAGCTAACCTTAAGGATATTATGTGCGAGTATTATATTGTAGAGGCTGCTTATGATGGCAAAAGCGGTCTTACTCTTTGTAGTGAGAACACCTTTGATGTGGCCATTATTGATATCAAGTTGCCGGATATAACAGGAGAAGAGATTGCAAAGAGAATAACTGAATTGTCGCCTAAGACTGATTGTATTCTCATCTCAGCTTATGCCTCTCTTGAAAGTGCCCTTGAGGCAGTTAAACTTGAAGGTGTTGTGGCATATGAGGTAAAACCACTCGATATGGATCATATCCTCTCGCTAATCAATGAGATCATCAAAAGGAGACGTGCTGAGGATGCATTGCGCGAGAGTGAGATTCAATATTCAGCCCTATTTCAGAATAATCCTATTCAAACAGTAGTTGTAGATACTGAGGGAAGGGTGATAGCCTATAATAAGGCAAAAAGACAGTCTGGCGACAGATTGCCTATGCCGCGCGAAGTTATGTATAAAGACTATGCTTCGGGGCATAAGATAGATATGCATATGGAATTGATGAACTCCATCAAATCAGGGAAGTTGTGTGAATATCATGAATTAGAATATGGGGATAAGGTTTTATCTGTTAAAATATCTCCTTTTGAGAAAGGGGCTATAATAACATCACAGGATATTACAGGACGTAAGAAAAATGAGGAAAAAATTAAGAACCTCAATGAACTACTCTTTGCTATCAGGTCAGTCAATCGGCTCATTACTCAGGAAAAGGATATTGAGAAATTACTCAAGGGTATTTGTACAGCAATTATTAGCACTCATGGATATTCTCAAGCCTGGATCATTATAACTGATGAATTCGGGAATATCATATCTTTTTTTCATGATGGCATGGCAAATAAACATCAAGTTTTTGAAGAAAGGCTAATGGAGGATACCCCATTATTATGTTTTGATAAGGCCATGAAGGATTCATCTGTTGTAATAATCAATGATCCCGCCTCCAAATGTATAGATTGCCCCTTGTCTCAAAAGTATGATAATAGTAAAAGGGTTCTATTCCGATTGGAATATAATAACAGGATATTTGGCGTATTGGGAGTGGAGGTTCAATCATTTCTGCTCTTTGAAGATGCTGAGCAGTCATTATTAAAAGAGGTTGCTGATGATATAGCTTTTGCCCTCTATAGTTTACAATTGGAGGATGAACATAAAAAGCTTCAAGAACAACTCTATCAGTCAGCAAAATTATCTGCAGTTGGTCAGCTTGCGGCTGGAGTGGCTCATGAATTCAATAACATTCTTACAATTATTCTTGGTCATGCTCAAATCTCAATAGCTGAGGATTCAATTGATGAGATTAAGCAGTCACTTCATGAGATTGAGAAAATGACGAAGCGTGGTAGTGATTTAGTTAAGGATCTCTCTACTTATGCAAAACCCACTGAACCAAGATTCAAGACTCAAGATATTACAGGGGTGATAGATGAAGTAATACAATTACAAAGAAAAAAATTGAGATTGGATAACATTGAGATTGAAAGGAATTATGCTAAGCACTCTAAAACATCCTTTGATCGCGGTCAAATGGAGCAGGTCTTTTTAAATCTGTTAATTAATGCTTCCCATGCTATTAAAGCCAAAAAGAAGGGTACAATATCAATCTCTGTTAGGGATTCAGAGGGCTTTTTAGTAATAGGGTTCACAGACACAGGCATTGGTATGGATGAAGACACAACTATGAAAATATTTGATCCATTCTTTACCACTAAGGGTGGCTGGGCTGAGGATAGAGAGGGTTTATCCGGAACAGGATTAGGCCTCTCTGTTACACATGCAATAATAGAACAACATAATGGCTCAATAGTAGTTGAAAGCAAGAAGGGTAAGGGTACTACATTCACAATAACCCTGCCAATTGTTGAATCAAATGAATCAATAGATAATTTGCCCCAAATAGAAAAGAATAGCAACGATGTGAATAGAGCTAAAAACCTACGAGTACTCATTGTGGATGATGAAGAAGACGTTATCGATTTAATGAAATTATTATTGAAAAGGGCTGGATTAAATAATGTGGCTGTTGAAAATAATGGAAGGAAGGCAATAGGTGTTTTTAAAAGTTATAATCCTGACATTGTTTTTCTTGATATACTCATGCCGGATATGAGCGGCACTCAGGTATTTCATCAAATTAAATCAATGAATCAACAAGTCCCGGTTGTATTTATGAGCGGAAGATTGGGTTTTGAGAAAGATAAATTAATTGATGAGGGTGCATATGCATTTATTCAAAAACCCTTTGATTTTAATGAAATATTCAAAATTCTTAATAATGTTGCAAATGTCAGTAGTAAATAGAGGAGTTCATGTGTGATAGTTCACCGTTATCCATTATAGGTTTATATATCGATGGCTATGCGAATAACGGTGAACTAGGAAGATATTATTCCCAACCCCATTCATCCAATACATTCTCAAGGAGATTTGTGAGGTCAGTCCATAATGCATATCCAGGATCACTAATATCTACAAGATAATCATAGAGATCTGAAAAAACCTCCCTTCCAGGACGGTCGGTTTGAATTGAATTCAATAGGTCTTCGATCAACCCCCCTTCTTCCAATAACTCATCAGCAACCATGAAGAGGTTCGAGTAATGTCCGCTGAAAATTTGGAGAATTGTGGGAAGCTCATCTGTAACTATATCTATAATCTCATCTGGATATTCCCAAACCCATAGGTCTGGAGAAGCTTCATAATATTTGGCAAAGACTGAACCAAGCGTATGTCTTAGACCCATGATCTCAGTCTCAGTAGGATTAACTCCATTCATGAGCGTATCAGTAATAGCAGTGATATCATCCATAACATTATATGCGCTTCCATCTGCCATCATCTCACCAAGGGCGTTAAGAAGTCTATTAAAGTTATCCCAGTCATAACCCCTATAATCAGGATGCGCAGGTTCTCTATAATCCGGAAAAACAGCCAAACCCTTGCCAGATACATCAGATCCTATTAACTCATCAATAATGGTATCGAACATTATATCCTCGGGACGTATGCCATCATCCGCAAACATCCATGTAGGATAATCCAGATTTAAAATGTAATCCCTTGAGATAACATCCCCCCTTGTTGTTTTAATTGTGGAGATTATCTGCTCAAGGCCGTATAATATTCTTCTTCGCGCTCCCCAAGTGGTGTAATCATCTGAGTCTGCTCCAATTGGATCATCGTATCTGCTATCTCCAAGTTCTTTTAATGCTGATAGAATGCGTGTGAGCAGATTTGAATTTTGGAGCAATGAGATGAGTCCATCACACAACCTTGGCTCGCTCTCCGATAGCATGCTTAGTAGTGTTCGGTTTGCTTTTGGTTCATAGTATGTTACTATCTCTTCCAACCAATCAGCTTCAGGATCCTCATCAACTGTACATCCAGGTTTAAGAAAATAATGTTCCTCTACATTAAACCTCGGTTTCCAGCAATTGTGAGGAGTAGGGCCTGCATCCTTTTGGTAATAGATTAGTGGTTTTGCAAGAAGAGGGAAAAGGCCGTTTACTAGGGTTGTGAATGGATATTTCCCAGTTTCTCTGCTTGAATAACCGTGAAACTCGCCCAGAAGCGCGGTAAATATCATCAATAATGGATTTCTCTGATCCCAATATGGTCCTTCAATACCTGCATCAGCAGAGGATATTACATCCTCGCTAAAAAATCCCAAGATCTTCAGCGCATTTATGTTGCTTCCAATTATTTCAGGTACTACACGACCCTTACCTAAAACAGTATTGAAAAAGAGATCTGTATCTAGAACATCATTTAAACCATAGTGATTTATGAGCGTTATTATTAATTTCAAATTCATCCTAAACTCATTCCCGCCTAACATGAAGGTAACCCTAAAATCACCGGGTTTAGTAGAATCCTGATAGTTATCTATACCATTTATCTCCTTCTCCAAAACCCATCGGCCATTGCCATCTATTGAAGTCCCACCCCCTGTGCTGATGCTCTTTCTTAAATTGATAAGCCCTATCAGGCCTTTGGCTTCAAGCACAATATATGCAGCGGCATTTCCCTTCATCCTTACTAAACCGAGTATAGGATTATCCCATTTATCCAATGCTACTCGTAGAGGAAGCACCATTATCATCTTTTTATCATACAAAAGCCACTGGAAATTCTTATATATAGCCTCCTCATAGGTTTGGCATTCTCGATCTTCATTGGATACAGAGGTTCCAGGCACACTCTCACTTATAGTTAAACACCCAGCTTCTGTCCCATTCCAAAGTCCCATGGCCTTGTCAGAAGATCCATTATGATATGTACTATTATCGAGCGGGTAATATCTTGTAACAGGATCCCCCATATCAACCATATCATCAAGCTCTATTAGGTAGTGATCTGTATTCCATACTGATTTGTAGTTACAGTCATTATATACCCAATTATCAGAAACAGTTTTATCAATATTCGCGTAAACATCGCCGTTAGGGCTTTTATATGTATATATATTACCATTAACCGTAACATCCTCAGTTGAGTAGTAGGGACCTTCACCCTCATAGCAGGCCCTTGCTATCCATCCCATCATCCAATTAGCAGTTCTAAGGTCACCCAATCCATCAGCTGAGTAGGGCATAAAATCCCCTGTTGGATTTGTATTATTTACTCCACCATCAGGTGTTCCGATATCACCAATACACTGCCCCTGAAATATTGTTAGTACATCAACGTTAGGGTATAGATAGTAGTATCTTGGATCAGTTGTTAAATCTGAGGCTGTAAATGGATTTCGGTCTCTATGAACCATATCTGATCGATAATTATCTATGGCAAGGCCATAAGCATTCATCTCAACCCCAAAAAGCCCAACAAAATCACCCAGACTTATCCCTAACACACCAAGTAGTGTGTCTAAGAGCCCAAGGATTGACAATTTGCTTCCCAAAGCGCCGCTTATGGTATCCACATCAGCGGTTGTCATATTGAATAAGCCGTCGTTAAGGCTTAATTTGCCGTTGTTCGGGTATAGATGTCCCCTTCCATGGTTATCCCCAGCGTCGTCTGACTGTGGATTTTTGGGATCAGGGTCTGTTTGATAGCCCAAGGTTCCAGCAAAACTCATTAAAAAGATTAATTTTTCAAGCGATGATAGAGCAGAAGCATCGGGGTCTGAAAGTCGATCCCTCATCTTATCATCATATTTAATCATCTTATAAATGGCATCCTCTAAATTTAGTGATTCTAAATCAAGTTTCATCTTGTTAAAACCTTGTGCAAGAACCTCTATTGGGTAAGCATCACCATTGATTATGGAATCCTCTTTATCCCCCCTCATCAAAAGGGTTGAAAGTATCGGCATAATTTCTGAAAGGGTATTCCCTAATTCAACATTCACATATTCCTCTGCATTATCTCTATTATAATCATTATCTCCGCCATTGCTTTCATAAATATCTCCACCTACAGTAAAATAATCTTCAATTCTACATATCAAATCTCTCATCATATCATTGGGAACCTCTGCTGTTACCGCTTCTATATCGCTATTATTTGCATAATCCTTTATACCTGAAAGAAGCGCATCCATTCCCCTTGTAGAATTTCCGAGCATAGTATTGATATCATTCTCAAGATCAATATCTCCACGATTGATGCGAAGATTCCCAAGAGCATCCACCCACATATCCTCGTTCGCAGCAGCCAATAGTTTACCGAGTCCTTCAAAGACAAGATCCAAAACAGATCCTAAGTTTTGACCATTATTTTCAGCTAAAAATGATATAATATCATTCATCACATTGTCGAGGTCAGGACCAATATATGTATCCTCAATATAATCGAGTAGCTTTCTAATGATATTGATTACATTGTCAGTGATCCCAAATTCTTCAGACATAATTGACTCAAATAAAAGATAGAAATCATTTTCATAATCATTGGAATAATTTACATAGGGGAAAACAGGTTCCTGATCAATCTCATCCTGATGAATTATCCGATCTATGATGTACTGCAACCTTCCCATAATATCAGCTACAGGATGATCGCCATCTGGATCAAGCAAATATATTGCTTGAGCAAGGATATCCAATGTTTCATTGTCAGGATTGTCGCTTACAAATTCTTCCATGTTATCCACAAATCCATGTTCAAACTCGCTACCGAAGGCATCTGTAAGTTCAGAATAATTATCCTGAATCATATTATCAAAGGTATTATCCTCTTCAGAAATATCTGAATAACCTGAGTCCACATCAATATTCCCAAAGCTATTGATATCATCGCTGGAACAGTAAATATTGAATGACATAAACATTATTGATAGAATTAGTGTCCCCAAAAGTGATCGTATCATATCTCTACCTCCTTGCAAATTTAATTTGATAATAATTCGCCCAAGGCTTTAAAAGGATTTGATATATTCAATATATCATAATTATTAGAGCGCTCATTTTGCTGTTTGCCGGACAATATAGCAAAATCCTTCAGCAATTCTGCCAGGTCTCTCCATAGTGGTGAATCATATCGTGCAACGAGGTCTGTCCCAATAAATGCTGAGAGTTCGCTAAATACCTGTGATGAGGGATAAGGGGAATGAAGCGCTTTCAAAAAGTATTCCAGGAAGCCGTCATCATTCATCATAGCATTGCA
Protein-coding regions in this window:
- a CDS encoding response regulator; its protein translation is MTTSEIRWKVDIMKDKPRIVIIDDEVDMIANLKDIMCEYYIVEAAYDGKSGLTLCSENTFDVAIIDIKLPDITGEEIAKRITELSPKTDCILISAYASLESALEAVKLEGVVAYEVKPLDMDHILSLINEIIKRRRAEDALRESEIQYSALFQNNPIQTVVVDTEGRVIAYNKAKRQSGDRLPMPREVMYKDYASGHKIDMHMELMNSIKSGKLCEYHELEYGDKVLSVKISPFEKGAIITSQDITGRKKNEEKIKNLNELLFAIRSVNRLITQEKDIEKLLKGICTAIISTHGYSQAWIIITDEFGNIISFFHDGMANKHQVFEERLMEDTPLLCFDKAMKDSSVVIINDPASKCIDCPLSQKYDNSKRVLFRLEYNNRIFGVLGVEVQSFLLFEDAEQSLLKEVADDIAFALYSLQLEDEHKKLQEQLYQSAKLSAVGQLAAGVAHEFNNILTIILGHAQISIAEDSIDEIKQSLHEIEKMTKRGSDLVKDLSTYAKPTEPRFKTQDITGVIDEVIQLQRKKLRLDNIEIERNYAKHSKTSFDRGQMEQVFLNLLINASHAIKAKKKGTISISVRDSEGFLVIGFTDTGIGMDEDTTMKIFDPFFTTKGGWAEDREGLSGTGLGLSVTHAIIEQHNGSIVVESKKGKGTTFTITLPIVESNESIDNLPQIEKNSNDVNRAKNLRVLIVDDEEDVIDLMKLLLKRAGLNNVAVENNGRKAIGVFKSYNPDIVFLDILMPDMSGTQVFHQIKSMNQQVPVVFMSGRLGFEKDKLIDEGAYAFIQKPFDFNEIFKILNNVANVSSK